The genome window TGTGGGTCGAGGAATCCGGTATTCGCTGGGGGCTGGATGATGATAACGTGCGTGAGCTGAAGCTACCGCCCACCGGTCAGCATACCTGGCGTTTTGGCATCACGCGTATGTTGCTCGGTTATGCCATGGAAAGCATGCATGGCGACTGGGACGGCATCCTGCCTTACGATGAATCCAGCGGATTAATCGCCGAGCTGGCCGGTAATCTGGCAGAACTGCTGATGCAGCTTAACCACTGGCGTCAGGTACTGGCTCAGCCGCGTACGCTGAGCGACTGGCAACCGCTGTGCCGCGAAATGCTGCAAACCTTTTTTGCTGCCGATGTGAATACCGATGCTGCGCTGATGCTAATTGAAGAGCAGTGGCAGCAGGTGATGGCCTATGGTCTGCAGGCGCGCTACGTTGATAGCGTTCCGGCTACGCTGCTACGCGATGAGCTGGCCTCACGCCTCGATCAGCAGCGCATCAGCCAGCGTTTCCTGGCCGGGCCGGTTAACTTTTGTACCCTGATGCCGATGCGTTCGGTGCCGTTTCGCGTGGTATGTCTGCTGGGCATGAATGACGGCGTCTATCCGCGTACGCTGCCGCCGCTGGGGTTTGATTTAATGGCGCAGCAGCCGCAAAAGGGCGACCGCAGCCGCCGCGACGATGACCGCTTCCTGTTCCTGGAGGCTTTGCTTTCAGCCCAGCAGAAACTCTATATCAGCTATATTGGCCGCTCGATTCAGGATAATACGGAACGATATCCTTCGGTGCTGGTCACTGAACTGGTGGACTATATTGGGCAAAGTTTTCATCTGCCGGGCGACGAGGCACTGGATGTTGACAGCAGCGCTCAACGGGTACTGGCGCATCTGCACTGTCTGCACAGCCGTATGCCGTTCGATCCGCAAAACTTCGCGCCGCAGGCGGAGTATCGCAGTTTCGCCCAGGAGTGGCTGCCTGCTGCGCGTGGCAGCGGCGAGCCACATCCACCATTTATGCAGCCGCTGCCGCCGCTGGAGATCCATGAGCTGAGTTTTGAACAGCTGCTGCGTTTCTGGCGGCATCCGGTTCGCGCCTTCTTTACCATGCGCCTCGGCGTCAGTTTTGCGCTGGAGCAGACCGAACTGCCAGATGCCGAACCCTTTGTACTGGATGCGCTCGATCGCTATCAGATCAACGCCCAGCTGCTAAACGCGCTGATTGAAGAGGAAGATACCCAACGACTGTTCAATCATCATCGTGCGGCGGGCGTATTGCCATATGGCGCTTTCGGTGAACTCTTCTGGCAGACGCAGCAGGAAGAGATGATGCCGCTCGCTGAACAGGTCAGGGCGTTGCGCGCTGAAAGTCGCAGTATGGAAATCGACCTGACCATTGCCGGCGTCAAACTTAACGGCTGGTTGCCGCAGGTGCAGGATAGTGGCCTGCTGCGTTGGCGACCTGGCGTGTTGAACTTTACCGATGGGCTGGCGCTGTGGCTGGAGCATCTGGCGTGGTGCGCGTTGGGTGGAAAAGGGCAGAGCCGTATGCTGGGGCGCAAAGAGAGCAGCTGGTGCTTTGACGCGATCGATGCGCAGCAGGCGCAGGAGTGGCTTACGCGCTATGTCGAAGGCTATCGTGACGGCATGTGTTCACCGTTGCTGCTGCTGGCGAAAACCGGTGGTGCCTGGCTGGAAGCGAGCTATGACGCTAAAAACGACATCATGCTAATGGATGAGGCCACGCAAACCAAAGCGCGGGCGAAGCTGTTAACCGCCTGGCAGGGCAACTATCAAATGGAAGGCGAGGGGAGCGATCCCTATCTGCAACGGCTGTTCCGCACGCTGGAAGCGGCGCAGCTTGATGCCATTTGCTCTGCAGCCGAACAGTGGCTGTTGCCGCTGCTGCGTTTTAACCGCAGCGATACGCAGAAAAATGATGAGTAGCCAGTTTGACTTACAGTAGATGCGCCTGGCGGGAAGCCAGCCCGCCAGATTTTAGTGGTGATAGTTGTTTTGATCAGCGACACCGCGTTGGAAAAAGGATAACACTCAAGGGGACTAAATGAGAAAGTACGCTGTCTGGACAGCCAGTCTGTTACTGATGTTCACCATGTTTAGCCAGGTGGCCAGCGCTGAGAAAGGCTGGCAGCCTCTCGATCGGACCATTCAAAAGAGCAATAAAGATCCGCGTCACTATCAGGCGATTCGTCTGGATAATGAGATGACGGTATTGCTGGTTTCCGATCCCCAGGCAACGAAATCGCTGGCCGCGCTGACGCTGCCGATTGGTTCGCTGGACGATCCCGATCGGCAGTTGGGCCTGGCACATTATCTTGAGCATATGGTGTTGATGGGCTCGAAGCGCTATCCGCAGCCGGATAACCTGGCAGAGTTTCTGAAGAAACATGGCGGCAGCCATAATGCCAGCACTGCCTCTTACCGCACCGCTTACTATCTGGAAGTGGAAAATGATGCGCTGGCCCCGGCCGTTGATCGCCTGGCGGACGCCATCGCCGAGCCGCTGCTTGATCCGGTTAATGCCGATCGCGAGCGGAATGCCGTTAACGCTGAGCTGACGATGGCGCGTTCCCGCGACGGACACCGGATGGCTCAGGTTGGAGCGGAGACGTTAAATCCGGCGCATCCAGCGGCGCGCTTCTCCGGCGGTAACCTGGAGACGTTGAGCGACAAACCAGACAGCAAACTACACGATGCGCTGCGTCAGTTTTATCAGCAGCACTACTCGGCCAACCTGATGAAAGCGGTTATCTACAGCAATAAACCGCTGCCGGAGCTGGCGACTATCGCCGCGCAGACGTTTGGGCGCGTGAGCAATCGTCACGCCAGCGTCCCTGCGATCAACGTGCCGGTGGTCACCGACCAGCAAAAAGGCATTATCATTCATTACGTCCCGGCCCAGCCGCGTAAACAGCTGCGTCTGGAATTCCGAATTGATAACAATAGCGATCGCTTTCGCAGCAAAACCGATACGCTGATCAGTTACCTGATTAGCAACCGCAGCAAAAATACGCTTTCCGACTGGCTGCAAAGTCAGGGGCTGGCCGATTCCATTGATGCCGGTGCCGATCCGCTCATTACGCGTAACGGTGGTATATTTGGCATTAGCGTTTCGCTAACCGATAAAGGCCTGGCGCAGCGCGATCGGGTAGTCGCGGCGATTTTTGATTATCTTGCTATGCTGCGCGATAAGGGTATCGATAAACGCTATTTCGATGAGATGGCGCATGTGCTGGATATCGATTATCGCTATCCGTCGATTACGCGCGATATGGATTATATCGAATGGCTGGCGGATACCATGCTGCGGGTGCCGGTTGAGCATACGCTTAATGCCTCCTACCTTGCTGACCGCTATGATCCGGCGGAAATCAGCGCGCGCCTGAAAGAGATGACGCCGCAGAATGCGCGCATCTGGTATATCAGCCCCAACGAGCCGCATAACAAAGTCGCTTATTTTGTCGAAGCGCCTTACCAGGTGGATAAAATCAGCGCCGATCTGTTCAATAAGTGGCAGCAGGACGCCGAAAATATCAAGCTGGATCTGCCCGCCCTGAATCCCTATATCCCCGATGATTTTAGTTTAATCCCGGCATCTGAAAAGCCGATAACCCATCCGCAACCGCTGATTAATGAGCCGGGGCTGCGCGTCTTTTATATGCCAAGCCGCTATCATGCCAGCGAGCCGAAAGCCGATATTATGCTGGCATTACGTAATAAGGCGGCGATGGATAGCGCCCGTCATCAGGTGCTGTTCGCCCTGAATGATTATCTGGCGGGTCTGGCGCTTGATGAATTGAGCTCACAGGCGGCGGTCGGCGGCATTAGCTTTTCCACCAGCGGAAGCGATGGCGTCATTTTTAGCGCCAGCGGCTTTACTCAACATCTGCCCAGACTGCTGGTTACCCTGCTGCAGGGCTACGTCAACTATGTTCCGACGGAAGATCAGCTGGCGCAGGCCAGGTCCTGGTATAAAGAACAACTGGATGCGGCAGAAAAAGGCAAAGCTTTTGAGCAGGCGATTCAGCCGGTACAGATGTTGTCGCAGCTTCCCTATACCGAGCGCAGCGAGCGCCGTAAGCTGCTGGACTCCATTAGCCTGCAGGAGCTGAACGACTATCGCCGCATGCTGGCAGAGCAGGCGACGCCGGAGATGCTGGTAGTAGGCAACATGTCCCCGCAAATGGTGACGTCGTTAGCGCGTGAAGTTAAGCAGCAGATTAACTGTCAGGGCAAAAGCTGGTGGCACAGCGAAGATATCCTTATTAACCAGCCGCTACGCGCCAATATTCAGAAGGCGGGCAGCAGCAGCGACTCGGCGCTGGCTGCGGTTTACATTCCTGTGGGCTACGGTGAAGAACAAAGTATTGCTATCAGCTCGCTGTTGAGTCAGATTATTCAACCCTGGTTTTATAACCAGTTACGTACTCAACAACAGCTGGGCTATGCGGTATTTACCTTCCCGATGTCAGTGGGACGCCAGTGGGGCATCGGTTTTCTGCTGCAAAGCAACAGCAAACAGCCCGCTCTGCTGCTGCAACGTTATGAAGCTTTCTATGCCGATGCTGAAAAGCGGCTGCGGGGGTTAAGCCAGCAGGATTTCGCCCAGTATCAGGCGGCGCTGATTAATGAACTGCAGCAGCGTCCGCAAACGCTGGATGAAGAGGCGGCGCGCTATGGCAAAGATTTCTATCGGGAAAATTACGCTTTTGATACCCGTGACCAGGTTATTGAACAACTTAAAACGCTGACGCCGCAGAGCCTGGCAGATTTCTTCCACCAGGCGGTGATCGCTAAGCAGGGACTGGCTATGCTGTCGCAGATTTCCGGCAGCCAGCATGGAAAAGCTGACTATGCATCACCGCAAGGCTGGAAAACCTGGCCGAACGTCAGCAGCCTGCAGCAGACGCTGCCGGTGACAAGCGAGAAGAAATGAGTGACAACAATCCCCAGCGGCTCGATCCGCTAACACTGCCGCTCCGTGGTGAGCGGCTTATCGAGGCGTCAGCGGGAACCGGGAAAACCTTTACTATCGGCATACTCTACCTGAGGCTGTTGCTTGGCCTCGGGCAGGATAATGCTTTTCATCGTCCGCTGTCGGTGGAAGAGATTCTGGTGGTGACCTTTACCGAGGCGGCCACCGCTGAACTGCGGGGACGTATTCGGCAGAATATCCATGAGCTGCGGCTGGCCTGCGTGCGTGGCAGCAGTGCCAATCCGATGCTGGCAGCGCTGATGCAGGAGATTAGCGATCCTGCTGATGCCGCCGCGCTGCTGCTGGCTGCCGAACGGCAAATGGATGAAGCGGCAATTTTTACCATCCACGGATTTTGTCAGCGGATGCTAAACCTCAACGCTTTTGAATCCGGGATGCTGTTTGAGCAGCAGCTGATTGAAGATGAATCTGCGCTGCGCCGTCAGGCCGCTGCCGACTTCTGGCGTCGCCACTGTTATCCTCTGCCGCTGACGATTGCCAAAGTCATTGCGCAGGAGTGGACCGGTCCGGAACAGCTGCTCGCCACCTTAACGCCGTGGCTGCATGGCGAATCGCCAGCGTTAAAATATGCGCCGGATAGTGAAGAAACGCTGGCGCAGCGCCATGAGAAAATCGTGGCGCGCATTGATAACCTGAAGGCGCAATGGCGTGCGGCAGCAGCAGATTTGCGCGATCTGATTGAAAAATCTGGCGTTGATAAGCGGAGTTACAGCAGTAAGCATTTACCAGCCTGGCTGAATAATGTGGCAGCCTGGGTGGAAGAAGAGACTCAGGGTTATACGGTGCCTAAAGATCTGGCACGTTTTCGCCAGAGCGTGCTGCTGGGGAAAACCAAAAAGGGCGAGCCGCCACGCCATCCGCTGTTTACGGCGGTGGATGACTTCTTTGCCGAGCCGCTTTCGCTACGCGATCTGATTATTGCCCGGGCGCTGGAAGATATTCGCCTGGCAACCCGCAGAGAGAAAAAGCTACGGGCGCTGCTCGGCTTTGATGATTTGCTGAGTCGTCTGGATGAAGCACTGCAGCAGCCCGGCGGCGATCTGCTGGCGGAAGCCATTCGTGCCCGCTATCCGGTTGCGTTGATCGATGAATTCCAGGATACCGACCCGCAGCAGTATCGTATTTTCCGGCGGCTTTATATCGCTCAGCCGGAAAATGCGCTGCTGCTGATAGGCGATCCCAAGCAGGCGATTTACGCCTTTCGCGGCGCGGACATTTTTACCTATATGCGTGCCCGTAGCGAAATCAGCGCGCACTATACGCTGGATACTAACTGGCGTTCATCGCCAGCGATGGTCGCCAGCGTCAACCAGCTTTTTTCCCGGCTGGATAATCCGTTTTTATTCAGTCAGATCCCTTTTATTGAGGTGAACGCCGCGCCGTCCAATGAAACGCGCGGTTTCCATCTTGACGGCGCGGTGCAGCCAGCGCTGCGCTTTTGGCTGCAGCCCGGCGACGGTGTGGGCGTTAGCGAGTACCAGCAGTGGATGGCGCGTCAGTGCGCGGCGGAAATCCTCCACTGGCTGCAGGCTGGCCTGCGGGGTGAGGCGCTGGTGGGCAAGCAGGGCGACCAGCGTGCGGTCAGAGCCTCCGACATTACCGTTCTGGTGCGCAGCCGCAGCGAGGCTGCGGTGATACGCGATGCGCTGGAAAGTCTTAATATCCCTTCGGTCTATTTATCTAACCGCGACAGCGTGTTTACTACGCCGGAAGCGCGTGAGCTGCTGTGGCTGCTGCAGGCGGTGCTGGCACCGGAGCTGGAGCGTACCCTGCGCAGCGCGCTGGCCACCAGTATCCTGGGGCTGGACGCCGCCACCATCGACGCCATGAGTCAGGATGAAGATCGTTGGGACGCGCTGGTTGAAGAGTTTGCGGCCTATCGTCAACGCTGGCAGCAGCGCGGCGTGCTGCCTATGCTGCGTGAATTAATGACCCGGCGCAGCATTGCAGAAAATCTGCTGGCCTCAGAAAGCGGCGAACGGCGTCTGACCGATCTGCTGCACCTTGGGGAACTGTTACAGGAGGCCGCCGCGCAGCTGGATAGCGAACATGCGCTGGTGCGCTGGCTGGCACAGCAGGTCGCGCAGCCTAACCATCAGTCCGCCAGTCAGCAGCTGCGTCTCGAAAGCGACCGTCATCTGGTGCAGATTGTGACTATTCACAAATCCAAAGGGCTGGAGTATCCGCTGGTCTGGCTGCCGTTTGCCGCTAACTTTCGCGAGGCGGCGCAGGGGCTATATCACGATCGACAGACTTTTCAGGCGTTGCTGGATTTGAGCGATGATGAAGAGAGCCTGGCGCTGGCCGAGCAGGAAAGGCTGGCGGAAGATTTGCGCCTGCTCTATGTGGCGCTGACCCGCTCTGTTTATCACTGTAGCATCGGCATTGCGCCGCTGATTAAGGGCAACCGTAAAAAAGAAGGTGACAGCGATCTGCACAAAAGCGCGGTGGGCTATCTGGTTCAGCGTGGTGAAGCACTAAACGCCAGCGGATTACAGGAAGCGCTGTATGGCCTAAGCAACGACGCGATAGAGATAGTGATGCCGGAAGAGGCTACGGAAGGGCGCTGGCAGCCGGAAGGCGATAGCATGCCGGAGCTGGACAGCCCGGTGATTTCCCGACCGCTGCAGGATCACTGGCGCGTTACCAGCTACTCCGGTCTGCAACAGCATGGCCCGACGGTTGCGCTCGATCTGGCGCCGCGTTTTGATGTCGATGCGGCAGGAGAAACCACAGACGTTGTTGCGCCAGCACTAACGCCGCATACCTTTCCGCGCGGCGCTTCGCCGGGTACTTTTCTGCATGGCCTGTTTGAAACGCTGGATTTTAACCAGCCTCCGGATGAGACATGGCTGGCGGAGCAGCTACAGCTGGCTGGCTTTGGCGAACAATGGTTGCCGATGCTGTCCGACTGGATTAGCCGGGTATTGCAAACGCCGCTTAATCAGGACGGCATTCATCTGGCGGGATTAACGCCGGGCCGCTATCTGGTCGAGCTGGAGTTTTATCTGCCGATGCATCAGCTGCTAACTGCGCCAGCGCTGGATGCGGTAATGCGTCAGCACGATACGTTGTCGGCACGCGCGCCGGAGCTGAATTTTCAGCAGGTGCAGGGGATGCTGAAAGGCTTTATCGATTTGGTCTTTTGCTGGCAGGGAAAATATTACCTGCTGGATTATAAATCTAACTGGCTGGGCGAAGAGAGTGCCGCCTATACGCCGCAGGCGATGGCGGAAGCGATGATTAGTCACCGCTACGATTTGCAGTATCAGCTTTATACGCTGGCGCTGCATCGCTATTTGCGCCATCGTGTAGCGGATTACGATTATCAGCGCCACTTCGGCGGTGTGTTTTACCTTTTTTTGCGCGGAATGGACGGCAGCGCCAGTGAAAACGGCGTGTTTCATTACCGTCCGTCTGCAGATTTTGTCATGGCGCTGGATCGCCTGTTTACCGGAGACAAGGTGGAAGCGGAATGAGAAAAATCAGCGAGTTGCTGCGCGAGGCGGTAGAAAAACGCCTGATACGCGCGCTGGATCTGCAGTTCGCCCATATGCTGGCGGATGATGAGCAACCCGCGCTGATGCTGGCTGCGGCCTGCGTAAGCGCCGAGGCGGGAGAAGGACACGTTTGCCTGCCGCTCGATCATTTTCGTGACGGTCAACTGTTCGCCGGACGTCAGCCAGAGCTGGCGGCGGAAATCTGGCGCACAGTAGGTCAGCCGGAGGACTGGCAGCATTTGCTTCTGCAAAGCCACGCGGTAAGCGATGGCTCAAAGCCGACGCCGCTGGTGGTCGCGCAGCAGCGGCTTTATTTGCACCGCATGTGGCGAGGCGAAGGCCATGTGGCGCGTTTTATCGCCACCGGGCAGGCGGTGCCCGCTTTCAATGACGCCGATCTGCAGCAGATATTAAATGAGCTATTCGGCGATCGCCCGGACGACTGGCAGAAAATCGCCGCCGCCGTGGCCATTACCCGTCACATCTCTGTGATTTCCGGTGGGCCGGGTACCGGTAAAACCACCACCGTGGCTAAACTGCTGGCGGCGCTGATTCGTCTTTCGCAACAAAAACTGCGTATTCGTCTGGCTGCGCCCACCGGTAAAGCCGCCGCGCGGTTAACGGAGTCGTTAGGCAAGGCGCTGCAGGCGTTGCGGCTAAGCGACGCTGAGCGTACAGCCTTTCCCGAAGAGGCGACCACGCTGCATCGTTTGCTGGGCGCGCAGCCCAACAGCCAGCGGCTGCGCTACCACGCCGGTAACCCGCTGCATCTTGATGTGCTGGTGGTGGATGAAGCCTCAATGGTGGATTTGCCGATGATGGCAAATCTGATTGCCGCTCTGCCAAAACATGCGCGGGTCATTTTCCTGGGCGATCGCGATCAGCTGGCATCGGTCGAAGCGGGCGCGGTATTGGGCGATATTTGCCGCTGCGCTGAAGCGGGCTACAGTACGGCGCGTGCCCGGCAGCTGGCGCTGCTTACCGGCTGCCAGCTGGATGGGGCGGACGGTGAGGATATGCCTGACGTGCGCGACAGTATCTGCCTGCTGCGCAAAAGTTATCGTTTCGATGCCCGTTCCGGTATCGGTCAGCTGGCGCAGGCGGTAAACGCGGGCGATGCCAAAGCGGCGGAAAAGGTTTTCGGCGCGGGCTTTGAGGATATTTGTCGCAGCGAGCTAAGCAGTGCTGAACATTATCAGCAGCTTTTAGAGCAGGGCATTGCAGGTTATGAAGAGTATTTAACGCTGCTACAGCGCAATGCGGATGCAGATGACG of Pantoea alhagi contains these proteins:
- the recD gene encoding exodeoxyribonuclease V subunit alpha; its protein translation is MRKISELLREAVEKRLIRALDLQFAHMLADDEQPALMLAAACVSAEAGEGHVCLPLDHFRDGQLFAGRQPELAAEIWRTVGQPEDWQHLLLQSHAVSDGSKPTPLVVAQQRLYLHRMWRGEGHVARFIATGQAVPAFNDADLQQILNELFGDRPDDWQKIAAAVAITRHISVISGGPGTGKTTTVAKLLAALIRLSQQKLRIRLAAPTGKAAARLTESLGKALQALRLSDAERTAFPEEATTLHRLLGAQPNSQRLRYHAGNPLHLDVLVVDEASMVDLPMMANLIAALPKHARVIFLGDRDQLASVEAGAVLGDICRCAEAGYSTARARQLALLTGCQLDGADGEDMPDVRDSICLLRKSYRFDARSGIGQLAQAVNAGDAKAAEKVFGAGFEDICRSELSSAEHYQQLLEQGIAGYEEYLTLLQRNADADDVLAAFARYRLLCALREGPFGVAGLNERIERQLLKQRRIRRPQAQSRWYIGRPVMIARNDSALGLFNGDIGVAMNDASGALKVFFPLPDGTIKAVQPSRLPPHDTAWAMTVHKSQGSEFEHTALVLPNHYLPVLTRELVYTAITRARSRLTLYTDRQIFARAVAVRTQRRSGLVERLRAPHQEILF
- the ptrA gene encoding pitrilysin: MRKYAVWTASLLLMFTMFSQVASAEKGWQPLDRTIQKSNKDPRHYQAIRLDNEMTVLLVSDPQATKSLAALTLPIGSLDDPDRQLGLAHYLEHMVLMGSKRYPQPDNLAEFLKKHGGSHNASTASYRTAYYLEVENDALAPAVDRLADAIAEPLLDPVNADRERNAVNAELTMARSRDGHRMAQVGAETLNPAHPAARFSGGNLETLSDKPDSKLHDALRQFYQQHYSANLMKAVIYSNKPLPELATIAAQTFGRVSNRHASVPAINVPVVTDQQKGIIIHYVPAQPRKQLRLEFRIDNNSDRFRSKTDTLISYLISNRSKNTLSDWLQSQGLADSIDAGADPLITRNGGIFGISVSLTDKGLAQRDRVVAAIFDYLAMLRDKGIDKRYFDEMAHVLDIDYRYPSITRDMDYIEWLADTMLRVPVEHTLNASYLADRYDPAEISARLKEMTPQNARIWYISPNEPHNKVAYFVEAPYQVDKISADLFNKWQQDAENIKLDLPALNPYIPDDFSLIPASEKPITHPQPLINEPGLRVFYMPSRYHASEPKADIMLALRNKAAMDSARHQVLFALNDYLAGLALDELSSQAAVGGISFSTSGSDGVIFSASGFTQHLPRLLVTLLQGYVNYVPTEDQLAQARSWYKEQLDAAEKGKAFEQAIQPVQMLSQLPYTERSERRKLLDSISLQELNDYRRMLAEQATPEMLVVGNMSPQMVTSLAREVKQQINCQGKSWWHSEDILINQPLRANIQKAGSSSDSALAAVYIPVGYGEEQSIAISSLLSQIIQPWFYNQLRTQQQLGYAVFTFPMSVGRQWGIGFLLQSNSKQPALLLQRYEAFYADAEKRLRGLSQQDFAQYQAALINELQQRPQTLDEEAARYGKDFYRENYAFDTRDQVIEQLKTLTPQSLADFFHQAVIAKQGLAMLSQISGSQHGKADYASPQGWKTWPNVSSLQQTLPVTSEKK
- the recC gene encoding exodeoxyribonuclease V subunit gamma is translated as MFTVYHSNQLDILKSLAAYLIENEPLRDPFQSEVVLVQSPGMAQWLQMQLAQQFGIAANIAFPLPASFIWDMFVRVLPGIPKESAFNKASMSWKLMTLLPDLLRQEAFRPLQHYLNDDDDKRKLFQLASRVADLYDQYLVYRPEWLNSWQQGKMIDGLGEAQQWQAPLWAALVEYTRDLDQPEWHRANLYARFIQKLESSESRPAGLPDRVFICGISALPPVYLQALQALGKHIDIHLLFTNPCRHYWGDIQDYAFLAKLQSRHRRHHQQQQEIALFRDPDAASSLFNDAGEQQLTNPLLASWGKLGRDNLYLLAQMEAREIDAFVDVPEDTLLQALQHDLLELEDNAVIGLDAEELKSSHKKRCLDPQDRSVVVHVCHSPQREVEVLQDQLLAMMEADPSLTARDIIVMVADIDAYTPYIQAVFGNASSDRYLPFAISDRRASFAHPAIMAFLNLLALPESRFACEEVLALLEVPALATRFAIDEEGLRRLRMWVEESGIRWGLDDDNVRELKLPPTGQHTWRFGITRMLLGYAMESMHGDWDGILPYDESSGLIAELAGNLAELLMQLNHWRQVLAQPRTLSDWQPLCREMLQTFFAADVNTDAALMLIEEQWQQVMAYGLQARYVDSVPATLLRDELASRLDQQRISQRFLAGPVNFCTLMPMRSVPFRVVCLLGMNDGVYPRTLPPLGFDLMAQQPQKGDRSRRDDDRFLFLEALLSAQQKLYISYIGRSIQDNTERYPSVLVTELVDYIGQSFHLPGDEALDVDSSAQRVLAHLHCLHSRMPFDPQNFAPQAEYRSFAQEWLPAARGSGEPHPPFMQPLPPLEIHELSFEQLLRFWRHPVRAFFTMRLGVSFALEQTELPDAEPFVLDALDRYQINAQLLNALIEEEDTQRLFNHHRAAGVLPYGAFGELFWQTQQEEMMPLAEQVRALRAESRSMEIDLTIAGVKLNGWLPQVQDSGLLRWRPGVLNFTDGLALWLEHLAWCALGGKGQSRMLGRKESSWCFDAIDAQQAQEWLTRYVEGYRDGMCSPLLLLAKTGGAWLEASYDAKNDIMLMDEATQTKARAKLLTAWQGNYQMEGEGSDPYLQRLFRTLEAAQLDAICSAAEQWLLPLLRFNRSDTQKNDE
- the recB gene encoding exodeoxyribonuclease V subunit beta, with product MSDNNPQRLDPLTLPLRGERLIEASAGTGKTFTIGILYLRLLLGLGQDNAFHRPLSVEEILVVTFTEAATAELRGRIRQNIHELRLACVRGSSANPMLAALMQEISDPADAAALLLAAERQMDEAAIFTIHGFCQRMLNLNAFESGMLFEQQLIEDESALRRQAAADFWRRHCYPLPLTIAKVIAQEWTGPEQLLATLTPWLHGESPALKYAPDSEETLAQRHEKIVARIDNLKAQWRAAAADLRDLIEKSGVDKRSYSSKHLPAWLNNVAAWVEEETQGYTVPKDLARFRQSVLLGKTKKGEPPRHPLFTAVDDFFAEPLSLRDLIIARALEDIRLATRREKKLRALLGFDDLLSRLDEALQQPGGDLLAEAIRARYPVALIDEFQDTDPQQYRIFRRLYIAQPENALLLIGDPKQAIYAFRGADIFTYMRARSEISAHYTLDTNWRSSPAMVASVNQLFSRLDNPFLFSQIPFIEVNAAPSNETRGFHLDGAVQPALRFWLQPGDGVGVSEYQQWMARQCAAEILHWLQAGLRGEALVGKQGDQRAVRASDITVLVRSRSEAAVIRDALESLNIPSVYLSNRDSVFTTPEARELLWLLQAVLAPELERTLRSALATSILGLDAATIDAMSQDEDRWDALVEEFAAYRQRWQQRGVLPMLRELMTRRSIAENLLASESGERRLTDLLHLGELLQEAAAQLDSEHALVRWLAQQVAQPNHQSASQQLRLESDRHLVQIVTIHKSKGLEYPLVWLPFAANFREAAQGLYHDRQTFQALLDLSDDEESLALAEQERLAEDLRLLYVALTRSVYHCSIGIAPLIKGNRKKEGDSDLHKSAVGYLVQRGEALNASGLQEALYGLSNDAIEIVMPEEATEGRWQPEGDSMPELDSPVISRPLQDHWRVTSYSGLQQHGPTVALDLAPRFDVDAAGETTDVVAPALTPHTFPRGASPGTFLHGLFETLDFNQPPDETWLAEQLQLAGFGEQWLPMLSDWISRVLQTPLNQDGIHLAGLTPGRYLVELEFYLPMHQLLTAPALDAVMRQHDTLSARAPELNFQQVQGMLKGFIDLVFCWQGKYYLLDYKSNWLGEESAAYTPQAMAEAMISHRYDLQYQLYTLALHRYLRHRVADYDYQRHFGGVFYLFLRGMDGSASENGVFHYRPSADFVMALDRLFTGDKVEAE